A genomic window from Ignavibacteriota bacterium includes:
- a CDS encoding DUF309 domain-containing protein, producing the protein MNEEQFKRGIDEFNNHMFFECHDTLEDLWHETRGHDRLFLQGLIQISVGFYHFLNKNFKGAHSQWTKAQQKLEQYRPHHRTLDVDSVMNEIPKWLTLAGKGLEGERVEVDETQIPKLLYH; encoded by the coding sequence ATGAATGAAGAGCAATTCAAGCGTGGAATTGATGAGTTTAATAATCACATGTTCTTTGAATGTCACGACACGCTTGAGGATTTATGGCACGAAACACGAGGTCATGACCGGTTGTTTCTTCAAGGATTGATTCAAATTTCTGTCGGCTTCTATCACTTCCTGAACAAAAATTTCAAAGGTGCGCATAGCCAATGGACGAAAGCGCAACAAAAATTAGAACAGTACCGTCCGCATCATCGAACTCTCGACGTGGATTCTGTGATGAATGAAATTCCAAAATGGCTTACGCTCGCAGGCAAAGGTTTAGAAGGAGAGAGAGTCGAAGTTGACGAAACACAAATACCGAAATTACTTTACCACTGA
- the trxB gene encoding thioredoxin-disulfide reductase, whose amino-acid sequence MNSNNHYKVIIIGSGPAGLTAALYTGRANLNPLVFEGHQPGGQLTITTEVENYPGFPEGILGPELMDLFRKQAQRFNAKTLFQDVTKVDFSQSPFKVWSDTEEYTADSVIISTGASAKLLNIESEKKFMGYGVSACATCDGFFFRGLEVAIVGGGDTALEEANYLTRFASKVHVIHRRDQLRASKIMQERAMANPKISFIWNSAVEEVLGKEENGRKSVTGVRLKNLKTGGVNEMKLDGLFVAIGHQPNVSLFKGQIEMDEKEYIKVKSGSTATNIPGVFAAGDVADSVYRQAVTAAGSGCAAAIDTERYLETLHL is encoded by the coding sequence ATGAACTCGAACAATCATTACAAAGTAATTATTATCGGCTCAGGTCCGGCAGGATTGACTGCCGCGCTTTACACAGGACGAGCAAATCTTAACCCGCTTGTCTTTGAAGGACATCAGCCCGGTGGACAACTTACGATTACGACAGAAGTCGAAAACTATCCCGGATTTCCTGAAGGGATTCTCGGTCCTGAATTGATGGATTTATTCAGAAAACAGGCGCAACGGTTTAATGCCAAGACGCTCTTTCAGGATGTTACCAAAGTGGATTTCTCTCAGAGTCCGTTCAAAGTTTGGTCTGATACGGAAGAATACACTGCTGACTCAGTTATCATTTCGACAGGAGCATCAGCAAAATTGTTGAACATCGAATCAGAAAAGAAATTTATGGGCTACGGAGTTTCTGCCTGTGCGACATGCGACGGATTCTTTTTCAGAGGATTGGAAGTAGCAATCGTCGGCGGCGGTGATACAGCGCTGGAGGAAGCTAATTATTTAACACGGTTCGCTTCAAAAGTACATGTCATTCATCGAAGGGACCAACTTCGTGCATCAAAGATTATGCAGGAACGGGCAATGGCAAATCCGAAAATTTCTTTCATTTGGAACTCGGCAGTTGAGGAAGTGCTTGGAAAAGAGGAAAACGGGAGAAAATCAGTTACAGGTGTTCGTCTAAAAAATCTCAAGACAGGTGGCGTTAATGAAATGAAACTGGATGGCTTGTTTGTCGCAATCGGACATCAACCAAATGTATCGCTGTTCAAGGGACAGATTGAAATGGATGAAAAGGAATACATTAAAGTGAAGTCGGGTTCAACTGCGACAAATATTCCCGGAGTATTTGCGGCAGGTGATGTAGCAGATTCTGTTTATCGTCAAGCTGTTACAGCGGCAGGTTCAGGTTGCGCCGCGGCGATAGATACCGAACGGTATTTGGAAACTTTGCACCTGTAA
- a CDS encoding type II toxin-antitoxin system VapC family toxin — protein MSNDRFFLDTAYIVALLNPRDEFHRKAEELFSRVESAKEVWITEAVLTEVGNALSRKDRPVAVTFINSCYLTVNLNVVSVDRTLFHRAVKYYDSHRDKDWGLTDCISFVVTKDEDLTDALTSDEHFRQAGFTPLLLNT, from the coding sequence ATGAGTAACGACCGCTTCTTTCTTGATACTGCGTATATAGTTGCTTTGTTAAATCCGCGAGATGAATTCCACCGAAAAGCGGAAGAGCTCTTCTCTCGTGTTGAATCAGCCAAGGAAGTATGGATTACAGAAGCTGTATTGACGGAGGTAGGAAACGCATTATCCCGGAAAGACCGTCCCGTTGCGGTAACGTTTATCAATAGTTGTTATCTCACGGTCAACCTGAATGTTGTTTCAGTAGATAGAACTCTCTTCCATCGTGCAGTAAAATATTATGACTCGCACCGAGATAAGGATTGGGGATTAACGGATTGCATTTCTTTTGTTGTGACGAAAGATGAAGATTTGACGGACGCGTTAACTTCTGATGAACACTTTCGTCAGGCGGGATTTACACCACTCTTGTTAAACACATAA
- a CDS encoding Hsp20/alpha crystallin family protein translates to MSVIRWKPLRDVTAWHPANDVTNEFTTMQREMDRMFDRFLRGGVVEDETACAWLPPVDILEKENEFLVHVELPGVDKNDVKINVANSVLTIKGEKKSVTESKEKNYHRMERCYGSFQRSFSLPTSVKADKIEASYNNGILEISLPKVEEAKPKEIEVKVK, encoded by the coding sequence ATGTCAGTTATTCGATGGAAACCTCTCAGAGATGTCACAGCATGGCATCCGGCAAACGATGTCACAAATGAATTTACAACGATGCAACGGGAAATGGACCGCATGTTCGACCGATTTCTCCGGGGCGGAGTTGTAGAGGATGAGACTGCGTGTGCTTGGTTGCCTCCGGTTGATATTCTTGAGAAGGAAAACGAATTCCTCGTTCATGTCGAACTTCCCGGAGTTGATAAGAACGATGTAAAGATTAACGTTGCCAATTCGGTTCTCACCATCAAAGGAGAGAAGAAATCGGTGACAGAATCGAAAGAGAAGAACTATCACCGGATGGAGCGTTGCTACGGTTCATTCCAACGTTCGTTCTCACTGCCGACTTCAGTGAAGGCAGACAAAATCGAGGCTTCCTACAACAATGGCATTTTGGAAATCTCCCTGCCAAAAGTTGAAGAAGCAAAACCGAAGGAAATCGAAGTGAAAGTGAAGTAA
- a CDS encoding DUF4926 domain-containing protein yields the protein MLNELDTVVLTTDVPEHHLQKGDVGIIVHSYTNSDGYEVEFVTLGGETIAVLTLSSTQIRVADKRAIPHVRMVA from the coding sequence ATGCTAAATGAACTTGATACAGTCGTATTGACTACCGATGTACCTGAGCATCATCTTCAAAAAGGAGATGTCGGTATCATCGTCCACTCGTACACAAACTCTGACGGTTATGAAGTAGAATTTGTAACGCTTGGAGGTGAGACGATTGCCGTTCTGACTCTTTCATCTACGCAGATTCGTGTTGCTGACAAACGTGCGATTCCACATGTCAGGATGGTTGCATAA
- the metH gene encoding methionine synthase has protein sequence MKQFIDILKEKVLVFDGATGTHLQGQNLTADDFGGEHLNGCNEYLVISKPSAVENVHADYLDAGCDVIETDTFGGTSIVLAEYNLTERAYELNFKAAQIAKRVATDFSSNNHQRFVCGSLGPTTKLPSLGHIKFKEMAESFKIQAKGLVEGGVDLLSVETCQDILQTKAALYGIFEYFEETRTRVPVIVSITIETMGTMLLGTEIAAALTSLEPFDVDVIGMNCATGPKEMSENVRYLCSNSPKPILVMPNAGLPENVGGRAHYHLSPEDFTHYLSHFVKDLGVNIVGGCCGTTKEHIRQLVKAVGNLAPTKRNWSFTPSVSSLYQSIPLQIDNPPLFVGERTNANGSKQFRDLLAKEDWEGIVGMGKDAAREGSHMVDVCAAYVGRNETSDMHEIITRFNTQVTLPIVIDSTESPVIEEALQLIAGKSIINSINLEDGEERINKIVPLCKKYGAAVIALTIDEQGMAKTAEHKLAIAKRIYDLVVNKYKMKPHDLIFDTLTFTLGSGDEEFRRAGIETIKAIKLIKKEFPEVKTLLGVSNISFGLSPHARHAINSVFLHYAVEAGLDLAIVHAAKIMPLFKLDEKARELCRQLIFDERKFETIDGTVKCVYDPLTELMAHFASQKGEKKEAKVQSGTVEERLKNRIIDGDKVGLQKDLDEALKTYPPLEIINNILLDGMKTVGELFGSGQMQLPFVLQSAEVMKSAVAHLEQFMDKADSTSKGTMVIATVKGDVHDIGKNLVDIILTNNGYKVVNLGIKCSIETMLHAVEEHNADAIGMSGLLVKSTLIMKENLEVMNEQNVTIPVVLGGAALTRRYVEQDLKPVYKGKLSYANDAFDGLHFMEELASNKASGIPIEQSEIVSELETDEEETLTGLEAKIALSLKSDEVQILSSIKPAEQIPTPPFWGTKVIEDISLDEVFKYINEVALFRGQWQVRKGKMAPSEYERLLEEKIYPELEKLKLKVKSEKLLQPKVVYGYFPCYSDGNDLIVCHNDEVIRNPKSLPAASLWQAGEIRNLRFTYPRQSKDRHLCISDFFAPKDSGKVDVVVFHLVTMGNVASEYAQELFKSNNYKDYLYFHGLSVEATEALAEMWHKRIREELKIAQNDSPEMKKLFSQKYQGSRYSFGYPACPNLEDHVKLFELLKPERIGVELTEEFQLVPEQSTDAIIVHHPEARYFNI, from the coding sequence ATGAAACAATTCATAGATATTCTAAAAGAAAAAGTTCTCGTCTTCGACGGCGCTACCGGAACGCACCTGCAAGGACAGAACTTAACTGCAGATGATTTCGGCGGTGAGCATCTTAACGGATGCAATGAGTATCTTGTTATTTCAAAACCGTCCGCTGTGGAGAATGTTCATGCAGATTATCTCGATGCCGGTTGCGATGTGATTGAAACGGATACGTTTGGAGGAACGTCCATTGTTTTGGCAGAATACAATTTAACCGAGCGTGCTTATGAGTTGAATTTCAAAGCGGCGCAAATTGCAAAACGGGTTGCGACGGACTTTTCATCAAACAATCATCAACGGTTTGTCTGCGGTTCGCTCGGACCGACCACAAAACTTCCTTCGCTTGGTCATATCAAATTCAAAGAGATGGCTGAGTCGTTTAAGATTCAGGCAAAAGGATTGGTTGAAGGGGGCGTTGATTTGCTTTCCGTCGAGACGTGTCAGGATATTCTTCAAACAAAAGCCGCGTTGTACGGCATCTTCGAATATTTTGAAGAAACTCGAACACGAGTTCCGGTTATTGTATCCATTACGATTGAAACCATGGGAACGATGTTGCTGGGAACCGAGATTGCAGCGGCATTGACTTCTCTCGAACCGTTCGATGTAGATGTAATTGGGATGAACTGCGCAACGGGACCGAAAGAAATGTCGGAGAATGTCCGATATCTTTGCTCGAACAGTCCTAAGCCGATTCTTGTTATGCCGAATGCGGGATTGCCGGAAAATGTTGGTGGAAGAGCGCACTATCATTTGTCGCCGGAAGATTTTACACATTATTTATCTCACTTTGTAAAAGATTTGGGAGTGAACATCGTCGGCGGTTGTTGCGGCACAACGAAGGAACATATTCGCCAACTTGTGAAGGCAGTTGGAAATCTCGCGCCAACAAAACGGAATTGGAGTTTCACACCGAGTGTGTCGAGTTTGTATCAATCTATTCCGCTTCAGATTGATAATCCTCCCTTGTTTGTTGGTGAACGAACGAACGCGAACGGAAGCAAGCAATTCCGCGACCTTCTTGCAAAAGAAGATTGGGAAGGAATTGTTGGAATGGGTAAAGATGCGGCAAGAGAAGGCTCGCACATGGTTGATGTTTGCGCGGCGTATGTCGGGAGAAATGAAACAAGCGACATGCACGAAATCATTACTCGATTCAACACACAAGTAACTCTTCCAATTGTCATTGATTCAACTGAATCGCCGGTGATTGAAGAAGCGTTGCAACTCATTGCAGGGAAATCAATTATCAACTCCATCAATCTTGAAGACGGAGAAGAGAGAATCAATAAGATTGTTCCGTTGTGTAAAAAGTACGGCGCGGCGGTTATCGCTCTCACGATTGATGAGCAGGGAATGGCAAAAACGGCGGAACATAAACTTGCTATTGCCAAACGAATATATGATTTGGTAGTAAATAAATACAAGATGAAACCGCACGACCTTATTTTCGATACGCTGACGTTTACACTTGGTTCCGGTGATGAAGAGTTCAGACGGGCAGGAATTGAAACGATTAAAGCAATCAAACTCATCAAGAAAGAATTTCCTGAAGTCAAAACACTTCTTGGAGTCAGTAATATTTCTTTTGGATTGTCACCACATGCACGACATGCAATCAATAGCGTGTTTCTGCATTATGCAGTTGAGGCAGGATTGGATTTAGCAATCGTTCATGCAGCGAAGATAATGCCTCTGTTCAAACTTGATGAGAAGGCGAGAGAACTTTGTCGTCAGTTGATTTTTGATGAACGCAAGTTTGAGACGATTGACGGAACCGTGAAATGTGTTTACGACCCGCTCACTGAATTGATGGCACACTTTGCTTCACAAAAAGGAGAGAAGAAGGAAGCCAAAGTACAGTCGGGAACTGTTGAAGAGCGATTGAAGAACAGGATTATTGACGGCGATAAAGTTGGCTTGCAGAAAGATTTGGATGAAGCCCTGAAAACATATCCCCCGTTGGAAATCATCAACAATATTTTGCTTGATGGAATGAAGACCGTTGGTGAATTATTCGGAAGCGGACAAATGCAATTGCCGTTTGTTCTTCAATCTGCTGAGGTAATGAAGTCTGCCGTCGCGCATCTTGAGCAATTCATGGATAAAGCAGATTCAACATCAAAGGGAACGATGGTGATTGCAACGGTGAAGGGAGACGTCCACGACATCGGAAAGAATTTGGTTGATATTATTCTGACAAACAACGGTTACAAAGTTGTCAATCTCGGAATCAAATGTTCGATTGAGACAATGCTTCATGCTGTAGAAGAACACAATGCCGATGCAATCGGAATGAGCGGTTTGTTGGTGAAATCAACGCTCATCATGAAAGAAAATCTTGAAGTGATGAACGAGCAGAATGTTACTATTCCTGTCGTGCTTGGCGGCGCCGCGCTAACGCGTAGATATGTCGAACAGGATTTGAAGCCGGTTTACAAAGGCAAACTTTCTTATGCGAACGATGCGTTCGATGGATTACATTTTATGGAAGAACTTGCTTCAAACAAAGCAAGTGGAATTCCAATCGAACAAAGTGAAATAGTTTCCGAACTTGAAACTGACGAGGAAGAAACTCTAACAGGATTGGAAGCGAAGATTGCATTGTCATTGAAATCGGATGAAGTACAAATACTCTCTTCAATCAAACCGGCAGAGCAAATACCAACGCCGCCTTTTTGGGGAACAAAAGTCATCGAAGATATTTCGCTTGATGAAGTATTCAAGTACATCAATGAAGTTGCTCTCTTTCGCGGGCAATGGCAGGTGAGGAAGGGGAAGATGGCTCCATCCGAATACGAGAGATTGTTGGAGGAGAAAATCTACCCTGAGTTAGAGAAGTTAAAGTTAAAAGTAAAAAGTGAAAAGTTATTACAACCGAAGGTTGTGTATGGCTATTTTCCTTGTTACTCCGATGGAAATGATTTGATTGTTTGCCACAACGATGAAGTAATCCGCAATCCGAAATCCCTGCCCGCCGCTTCGCTTTGGCAGGCGGGTGAAATCCGAAATCTTCGCTTCACGTATCCTCGTCAATCCAAAGACCGCCACCTTTGTATTTCTGATTTCTTCGCTCCGAAAGACTCAGGTAAAGTTGATGTAGTTGTTTTTCATTTAGTAACGATGGGGAACGTTGCATCGGAGTATGCACAGGAATTGTTCAAATCAAACAATTACAAAGATTATCTCTACTTTCATGGATTGAGTGTCGAAGCTACTGAAGCGTTGGCGGAGATGTGGCATAAAAGAATCAGAGAGGAACTTAAGATTGCACAGAACGATTCTCCTGAGATGAAGAAACTGTTCAGTCAGAAATATCAAGGTTCACGATACAGTTTTGGCTATCCTGCCTGTCCGAATCTCGAAGACCATGTAAAGTTGTTTGAATTACTGAAACCTGAGCGAATCGGTGTTGAATTAACGGAGGAATTTCAACTTGTTCCTGAACAGAGTACGGATGCGATTATTGTGCATCATCCGGAGGCGAGGTATTTTAATATCTGA
- the queG gene encoding tRNA epoxyqueuosine(34) reductase QueG gives MQSLKNIIKEKAFELGFCKVGIAPITRLDAESLQLQEWLSRGYHASMSWMERGFEKRIDPTLILPEAKSMLCVAMNYYTPVQHSSNIESGKISRYAWGDDYHEIIQKRLETLLEFIKQQKLETVGKVYVDTGPVMDKVWAQRAGIGWEGKHTNVISQEYGSWLFLGEIILNIEFEYDFPTTDHCGDCTLCIEACPTDAIVEPYVVDANKCISYLTIEHRSEIAKELGEKFDKWIYGCDICQDVCPWNHKFGQETEMQEFSPREFNQAPLLEELASITQEEFSKRFHRSPVKRTKVQGLRRNAQVILDTMKQKEKENT, from the coding sequence ATGCAATCACTTAAAAACATTATCAAGGAGAAAGCGTTCGAACTTGGTTTTTGCAAGGTTGGCATTGCACCGATTACACGACTTGATGCAGAATCATTACAGTTACAGGAGTGGTTAAGTCGAGGTTATCACGCATCCATGTCGTGGATGGAACGGGGATTTGAAAAGCGAATTGACCCTACACTGATTCTTCCTGAAGCGAAGTCAATGCTTTGCGTAGCAATGAATTACTACACTCCTGTTCAACATTCATCGAACATTGAATCAGGGAAAATTTCGCGCTATGCTTGGGGAGATGATTATCATGAGATTATTCAAAAACGATTGGAAACGTTGCTTGAATTCATCAAACAGCAAAAGCTGGAAACTGTTGGGAAGGTCTATGTTGATACAGGTCCGGTCATGGACAAAGTGTGGGCGCAACGGGCAGGAATCGGTTGGGAAGGGAAACACACGAATGTTATTTCACAGGAATATGGTTCGTGGCTGTTTCTTGGTGAAATCATCCTGAATATTGAATTCGAGTACGATTTTCCTACAACTGACCATTGCGGTGATTGTACACTCTGTATCGAAGCATGTCCGACAGATGCAATCGTTGAACCGTATGTTGTGGATGCAAACAAATGTATTTCGTATTTGACTATTGAGCATAGGAGTGAGATTGCAAAGGAGTTAGGTGAGAAGTTTGACAAATGGATTTACGGTTGCGACATCTGTCAGGATGTTTGTCCTTGGAATCACAAGTTCGGACAAGAAACTGAAATGCAAGAATTTTCTCCAAGAGAATTCAATCAAGCGCCTTTGTTGGAGGAACTTGCATCAATTACACAAGAAGAATTTTCAAAACGATTTCATCGTAGTCCTGTTAAGCGAACGAAAGTTCAGGGGCTTAGACGAAACGCACAAGTTATTTTAGATACAATGAAACAGAAAGAAAAGGAAAATACATGA
- a CDS encoding 4Fe-4S dicluster domain-containing protein: protein MATMITEECINCGACEPECPNTAIYAGGAQYEFNGQMFDALSNDFYYIVPEKCTECVGHFDQEQCAAVCPVDCCVPDPNHVESEELLFDRAKQIHPDRAFNDLSETNSHFRKNA from the coding sequence ATGGCAACAATGATAACCGAAGAATGTATCAATTGCGGCGCGTGTGAACCCGAATGTCCGAACACTGCAATCTACGCAGGCGGAGCACAGTACGAGTTCAACGGACAAATGTTTGATGCACTCTCAAACGATTTCTACTACATCGTTCCTGAAAAATGTACGGAATGTGTAGGTCACTTTGATCAGGAACAATGCGCGGCGGTATGTCCCGTTGATTGCTGTGTCCCTGACCCGAATCATGTCGAAAGTGAAGAACTACTTTTTGACAGAGCAAAACAAATTCACCCTGATAGAGCATTCAATGATTTGAGTGAAACAAACTCTCACTTCAGGAAGAACGCTTAA
- a CDS encoding type II toxin-antitoxin system HicB family antitoxin yields the protein MNYKTNVVIEKDDYGYYAYCPGLSGCQTQGETLEEVMANIKEAIELYLETLDSEERSTVLSKEILTTSLEVAVV from the coding sequence ATGAACTACAAAACGAATGTTGTAATCGAAAAAGATGATTATGGTTATTATGCCTACTGTCCCGGCTTATCAGGATGTCAGACTCAAGGTGAAACACTTGAAGAAGTAATGGCAAATATCAAGGAAGCAATCGAATTATATTTAGAGACGCTTGACAGCGAAGAACGAAGTACGGTATTGAGCAAAGAGATACTGACAACGTCTCTTGAGGTGGCTGTTGTCTAA
- a CDS encoding redoxin domain-containing protein: protein MEILQQTHRAPEIYGDFWFNSDPIPLTALRGQVVCIHFWDYTSQACMNTLPYVKEWYRRYADKNLVVIGVHTPEFPFAADPFEVRKAIEKFRLNYPVVLDRDHSIGNSFRFRTYPTCLLIDKYGFIRYVQEGVGAYKDLEKAIQALVTESGYRAELPEIMAPLRDEDKHGAISYKTTPEILAGFQHRSIGNVEGFVPQCTTYFEDPGFYLEGRLYLQGNWYAHREFLKLDDSEGDEGGVMVQYQAKEVNAVLKPEGEKNFQVFVAQDGNFLTLLNKGEDIRIDEEGRSFVLVNEPKLYNLVKNKTFGEHKLKLTSRSNGLALYSFSFVSSVIPEMISNN, encoded by the coding sequence ATGGAAATACTTCAACAAACACATCGCGCTCCTGAGATTTACGGAGATTTTTGGTTTAACTCCGACCCTATTCCGCTGACGGCATTGCGTGGTCAGGTGGTGTGTATTCATTTTTGGGATTACACTTCTCAGGCGTGCATGAACACGCTTCCGTATGTGAAGGAATGGTATCGTCGCTACGCTGATAAAAATTTGGTCGTCATCGGAGTGCACACGCCGGAGTTTCCATTCGCCGCCGACCCGTTCGAGGTACGCAAGGCAATTGAGAAATTTCGTCTCAATTATCCCGTCGTGCTTGATAGAGACCATTCTATCGGTAATTCATTTCGTTTCCGAACGTACCCTACTTGTTTATTGATTGACAAATATGGATTCATTCGATATGTTCAGGAAGGAGTCGGTGCGTATAAAGATTTAGAGAAGGCAATTCAGGCGCTTGTAACAGAATCGGGTTACCGCGCAGAGTTGCCTGAGATAATGGCTCCCCTTCGTGATGAGGATAAGCATGGGGCAATCTCCTATAAAACCACACCGGAAATACTTGCGGGCTTTCAGCATCGCTCAATTGGAAACGTCGAGGGATTTGTCCCGCAATGCACCACCTATTTTGAAGACCCGGGATTTTATCTCGAAGGAAGATTGTACTTGCAAGGCAACTGGTACGCCCACAGAGAATTTTTGAAGTTGGACGATAGCGAAGGGGATGAGGGGGGAGTCATGGTACAATATCAAGCGAAAGAAGTGAACGCCGTGTTGAAGCCGGAAGGGGAAAAAAACTTTCAAGTGTTTGTTGCTCAGGATGGAAACTTCTTAACGTTGCTGAACAAAGGCGAAGACATCCGGATTGATGAGGAGGGAAGAAGTTTTGTATTAGTGAACGAGCCGAAACTCTACAACCTTGTGAAGAACAAAACGTTCGGTGAACATAAACTCAAACTCACTTCCCGCTCGAATGGCTTGGCGTTGTATTCGTTCTCGTTCGTATCGAGCGTGATACCGGAGATGATTTCGAACAACTGA
- a CDS encoding type II toxin-antitoxin system HicA family toxin — MSKQLRLTAKEAEKILYDAGFELLRVKGSHHIYIKNSVRIVLPFHGVKILHPKIVKQVLEAVAKVQNY; from the coding sequence TTGTCTAAACAGTTACGACTAACTGCGAAGGAGGCAGAGAAAATTCTTTATGACGCAGGTTTCGAATTGTTACGAGTAAAAGGAAGTCATCATATCTACATAAAGAATTCAGTCAGAATTGTACTCCCGTTTCATGGAGTAAAAATTCTTCATCCAAAAATTGTGAAACAAGTTTTGGAAGCAGTTGCTAAAGTTCAGAATTATTGA
- a CDS encoding MBL fold metallo-hydrolase — protein sequence MMIGNYELYQIETGRFALDGGAMFGIIPKPLWSKTNPPDERNRITLAARALLLIGNGRKILIDNGNGSKFTEKQVDIYRLDMTQFELNKSLQEIGLTADDITDVILTHLHFDHAGGSTVKENGVLRPTFRNAKYYVQKAHWEQAMNPTERDKGSFMYDDFMPLKEHGVLEFVDGEVELFPNIQMVVVNGHTAAQQLPKISDGNSTLLHCCDLFPTTAHVPLPYIMAYDLRPLVTLEERKKILKQATEEHWLLFFEHDPNTVAGTVKLTDKGYSFDKVVDFK from the coding sequence ATGATGATTGGTAACTACGAATTATATCAAATAGAAACCGGACGATTTGCGCTCGATGGAGGCGCAATGTTCGGCATTATTCCCAAACCATTGTGGAGTAAAACGAATCCACCTGACGAGCGAAACAGAATTACACTTGCCGCCCGAGCATTATTGTTGATTGGCAATGGTCGAAAAATACTTATTGATAATGGAAACGGCTCGAAGTTCACCGAGAAACAGGTTGATATTTACCGACTTGATATGACTCAGTTTGAGTTGAACAAATCATTGCAAGAAATCGGATTGACTGCGGATGACATCACGGATGTAATTCTTACGCATCTCCATTTTGACCACGCTGGAGGTTCGACAGTAAAAGAGAACGGCGTGCTTCGACCGACTTTCAGAAATGCCAAGTATTATGTTCAGAAGGCGCATTGGGAACAGGCGATGAATCCAACCGAACGAGACAAAGGAAGTTTTATGTACGATGACTTCATGCCTCTCAAAGAGCATGGAGTACTTGAGTTTGTTGATGGAGAAGTTGAGTTATTTCCCAACATCCAAATGGTTGTGGTGAACGGACATACAGCCGCTCAACAATTACCGAAAATCTCTGACGGGAACTCGACTTTGTTACATTGTTGTGATTTGTTTCCAACAACGGCGCATGTTCCGTTGCCATATATCATGGCGTATGATTTACGTCCGTTGGTAACGCTCGAAGAACGAAAGAAGATTTTGAAACAAGCAACAGAGGAACATTGGCTCCTCTTTTTTGAGCATGACCCGAATACTGTTGCCGGAACGGTCAAATTGACGGATAAAGGTTACTCATTCGATAAAGTAGTTGATTTCAAATAA
- a CDS encoding type II toxin-antitoxin system PemK/MazF family toxin, producing MDSIIKTYQLSSFDKRRFIHYIGKAQPMVMAEVQRYIRQHFGV from the coding sequence ATAGATTCAATAATCAAGACATATCAACTATCATCATTTGATAAAAGAAGATTTATCCATTATATCGGTAAAGCACAACCGATGGTGATGGCAGAAGTTCAACGATACATTCGTCAGCATTTCGGTGTATAA
- a CDS encoding antitoxin family protein: MQQTITAMYDGEVLRPDEPVRLQPNSHYRITIEETKEKANGQNLWEFLKRTTGTIEGPKDWSAEHDHYLYGVSKRREEKE; the protein is encoded by the coding sequence ATGCAACAAACAATTACAGCAATGTACGATGGAGAGGTTTTACGTCCCGATGAGCCGGTGCGTTTGCAACCGAACTCCCACTACCGTATTACCATAGAGGAGACAAAAGAAAAAGCAAACGGTCAAAATCTTTGGGAGTTCTTAAAAAGAACTACCGGAACAATTGAGGGACCAAAAGATTGGTCGGCAGAACACGACCATTATTTGTATGGAGTCTCTAAACGGCGTGAAGAAAAAGAATGA